In Pseudomonadales bacterium, a single window of DNA contains:
- a CDS encoding class I SAM-dependent methyltransferase, with amino-acid sequence MKSPFSVAPWFHVIVCSLVILCSAAQAAPDLAAVIAGEHRSAENRARDVWRHPAETLEFFGVRPDMTVVELWPGAGWYTEILAPYLRENGLLYTAHFPRESEQEYYRRGRAAFEARLAAHPELYDRVKVTELAPPAGLEIAPAGSADAVLTFRNLHNWYGQGADVAVLKAAYTALKPGGVLGVVEHRASAGATPEQMKKSGYLSEEAVIAAARAAGFELEESSEINANPRDTHDHPKGVWTLPPTLALGDTDRARYLAIGESDRMTLRFRKPVR; translated from the coding sequence ATGAAGTCACCATTTTCCGTCGCACCCTGGTTCCACGTGATCGTATGTTCTCTTGTCATCCTGTGCTCTGCTGCACAGGCTGCTCCCGATCTGGCGGCGGTGATTGCCGGTGAGCATCGCAGCGCAGAGAACCGCGCACGTGATGTGTGGCGCCATCCCGCCGAGACACTCGAGTTCTTCGGCGTCCGGCCTGACATGACCGTGGTCGAGTTGTGGCCCGGTGCAGGCTGGTATACGGAAATTCTCGCACCGTACCTGCGCGAGAACGGTTTGCTTTACACCGCGCATTTCCCGCGGGAGAGCGAACAGGAATACTACCGGCGTGGTCGCGCTGCGTTCGAAGCCAGGCTTGCCGCGCACCCGGAGCTCTACGATCGGGTCAAGGTCACTGAACTCGCTCCGCCCGCGGGACTGGAAATCGCCCCTGCCGGCAGCGCGGATGCAGTGCTCACGTTCCGCAACCTGCACAACTGGTATGGACAGGGTGCGGACGTGGCGGTGCTGAAGGCCGCCTACACGGCATTGAAGCCTGGCGGCGTGCTGGGAGTGGTCGAGCACCGCGCCAGCGCAGGTGCGACGCCCGAACAGATGAAGAAGAGCGGTTACTTGAGCGAGGAGGCGGTGATCGCGGCAGCGCGTGCTGCCGGGTTCGAACTCGAGGAGAGCAGCGAGATCAACGCAAACCCGCGTGACACGCACGACCATCCGAAGGGCGTCTGGACGCTGCCACCCACGCTCGCGCTCGGAGACACCGACCGCGCACGCTATCTCGCGATCGGCGAGAGCGATCGCATGACCTTGCGCTTCCGCAAGCCGGTGCGGTGA
- a CDS encoding RNA-binding protein — MNIYTGNLAYSVSDQDLRSAFEAFGKVTSASVIIDRTTGQSKGFGFVEMPNNSEADAAIKALNGQQLNGRALKVNQAEPRRERDSAPRRRSF; from the coding sequence ATGAATATCTATACCGGCAATCTGGCTTACAGTGTTTCCGACCAGGATCTGCGCAGCGCTTTCGAAGCGTTCGGCAAGGTCACTTCCGCCTCCGTGATCATCGATCGCACCACTGGCCAGTCGAAGGGTTTCGGCTTCGTCGAAATGCCCAACAACTCCGAGGCAGATGCAGCGATCAAGGCGCTGAACGGACAGCAGCTCAATGGCCGCGCGTTGAAGGTCAACCAGGCCGAGCCGCGCCGGGAGCGCGACAGCGCGCCGCGTCGCCGCAGCTTCTGA
- a CDS encoding 4-phosphoerythronate dehydrogenase, protein MKLLIDENIPGAASVFGCLGEVRTLPGRAITRAVLHDIDALLIRSVTRVDRALLAGTPVRFVASATAGIDHVDTPALAELGIAFAHAPGSNADSVVDYVLAVLALAFPGPAGLRGRSVGIVGCGQVGGRLLRRLRALGIRCLVHDPLLGDAAPPEEASFADVLAADVVSLHVPLTREGVHATHHLIGTRELHALGEDALLINAARGAIVDNEALRDVLLARPRLRAALDVWEGEPLPDRSLQAHVLIGTPHIAGYAWDGKLRGARQVFEALAAFVGVVIDADVAAGLEASPAGDLHAGCCGCWQDGVLACYDPRRDDARLRAATLDEEHTVRAAAFDRLRRDYPQRREFSAWRIGAAVPSDSVRYRELLAAGFSP, encoded by the coding sequence ATGAAGTTGCTGATCGACGAAAACATACCGGGTGCCGCCAGTGTGTTTGGCTGCCTTGGCGAGGTGCGTACGCTGCCCGGACGGGCAATCACACGTGCGGTGCTGCACGATATCGATGCGTTGCTGATACGCTCGGTGACCCGCGTCGACCGCGCACTGCTCGCGGGCACTCCGGTACGGTTCGTCGCCAGCGCGACTGCGGGCATCGACCACGTGGACACGCCGGCGCTTGCGGAGTTGGGCATCGCGTTCGCGCACGCGCCGGGCAGCAACGCCGATTCCGTGGTGGATTACGTGCTTGCCGTGCTGGCACTGGCATTTCCCGGTCCGGCGGGTTTGCGCGGACGCAGCGTCGGTATCGTCGGTTGCGGGCAGGTCGGAGGGCGGCTGCTGCGTCGACTGCGTGCCCTGGGCATACGTTGTCTGGTCCATGATCCACTGCTTGGTGATGCAGCGCCACCCGAGGAAGCATCGTTCGCCGACGTGCTCGCAGCCGATGTCGTCAGCCTGCATGTACCGCTGACGCGCGAAGGCGTGCATGCGACACACCATCTGATCGGTACGCGTGAACTGCATGCATTGGGGGAGGACGCGCTGCTGATCAATGCAGCGCGTGGCGCCATCGTGGACAACGAGGCATTGCGAGATGTGTTGCTCGCTCGTCCGCGGCTGCGTGCCGCGCTCGACGTGTGGGAGGGTGAGCCGCTGCCGGACCGCAGCTTGCAGGCACACGTGCTGATCGGGACGCCGCACATCGCCGGATACGCATGGGACGGCAAGCTGCGCGGTGCGCGACAGGTGTTCGAGGCACTGGCTGCGTTCGTCGGTGTCGTTATCGACGCCGACGTGGCTGCAGGTCTGGAGGCGTCGCCAGCCGGCGACCTGCATGCCGGCTGCTGCGGTTGCTGGCAGGACGGGGTGCTAGCCTGCTATGACCCGCGTCGTGACGATGCCAGGCTGCGTGCAGCAACACTTGACGAGGAGCACACGGTGCGTGCCGCAGCCTTCGACAGGTTGCGACGTGATTACCCGCAGCGGCGCGAATTTTCGGCGTGGCGAATCGGTGCCGCGGTTCCGAGCGACTCGGTGCGCTACCGCGAGCTGCTCGCCGCAGGGTTTTCACCGTGA
- a CDS encoding ABC transporter permease yields MSRNEMFVAFATILVKEVRRFFRIWPQTLVPPAITIALYYVIFGNLIGSRIGPMSGFDYMQFVVPGLIMMAVITNSYANVVSSFFGAKYQHSIEELLVSPTPEWIILLGYTMGGMARGICVGFIVTLLSLAFTRLHVAHAGLTMLVVLLTSMLFSMAGLVNAVYANSFDDISIIPTFVLTPLTYLGGVFYSIDLLPPFWRALSQTNPILHMVNAFRHGVLGVSDVNVGFALTMIALFIVVLWAYSLQLLKSGKRLRQ; encoded by the coding sequence ATGAGCCGGAACGAAATGTTCGTGGCGTTTGCGACGATCCTGGTCAAGGAAGTGCGTCGCTTCTTCCGCATCTGGCCACAGACGCTGGTGCCGCCAGCGATCACAATCGCGCTCTACTACGTGATTTTCGGCAATCTGATCGGTTCACGCATCGGACCGATGAGCGGTTTCGACTATATGCAGTTCGTCGTGCCGGGGTTGATCATGATGGCAGTGATCACGAATTCTTATGCCAACGTGGTGTCTTCGTTCTTCGGTGCAAAGTACCAGCACAGTATCGAGGAGTTGCTGGTATCACCCACCCCTGAATGGATCATCCTGCTCGGGTACACCATGGGCGGTATGGCTCGAGGGATCTGTGTCGGGTTCATCGTCACGCTGCTGTCGCTCGCGTTCACACGCCTGCATGTGGCGCATGCCGGGTTGACCATGCTGGTGGTGCTGCTGACCTCGATGCTGTTCTCGATGGCAGGCCTGGTCAATGCAGTCTATGCGAACAGTTTCGATGATATTTCGATCATCCCGACTTTTGTTCTCACACCGCTCACGTATCTTGGCGGGGTGTTCTATTCGATCGATCTGCTGCCTCCGTTCTGGCGTGCGCTGTCACAGACGAATCCGATCCTGCACATGGTCAATGCATTTCGTCATGGCGTACTGGGTGTGTCGGACGTGAACGTCGGATTTGCACTCACGATGATCGCGCTGTTCATCGTGGTGTTGTGGGCCTACAGCCTTCAGCTGCTGAAATCGGGAAAACGCCTGCGGCAGTGA
- the msrB gene encoding peptide-methionine (R)-S-oxide reductase MsrB: MDPTREDEWRQRLTPEQYRVCRGKGTERAFSGEYWNTKAAGIYRCACCGNALFDSASKYDSGSGWPSFRQPVADAVLRTEADMSCGMVRTEVLCRNCDAHLGHVFSDGPPPGGLRYCINSVSLELEEHGGQ, translated from the coding sequence ATGGATCCAACGCGTGAGGACGAGTGGCGCCAGCGCCTGACGCCGGAGCAGTATCGGGTCTGTCGTGGCAAGGGGACGGAGCGGGCGTTTTCGGGCGAGTACTGGAACACGAAGGCGGCGGGTATCTACCGCTGCGCGTGCTGTGGCAACGCGCTGTTCGATTCTGCAAGCAAGTACGATTCGGGTTCCGGCTGGCCGAGTTTCCGGCAGCCGGTTGCGGATGCGGTGCTGCGCACCGAGGCCGACATGTCGTGTGGCATGGTGCGTACCGAGGTGTTGTGTCGCAATTGCGATGCACACCTCGGCCATGTGTTTTCCGATGGGCCGCCGCCGGGCGGGTTGCGTTACTGCATCAACTCGGTATCGCTGGAGCTTGAGGAGCATGGCGGGCAATGA
- a CDS encoding pyridoxal phosphate-dependent aminotransferase: MLEYLKSHKLANVCYDIRGPVHARATAMEEEGNRIIKLNIGNPAPFGFDAPEEILIDVIHNIPNSEGYSESKGLYSARKAVMQYAQQLCIPGVEVNDIYLGNGVSELIVMVMQALANNGDEVLIPAPDYPLWTAATTLAGGKPVHYRCDEQSDWIPDIADIRARITDRTRAILVINPNNPTGAVYPREILEKIVEIAIEHRLVILSDEIYDKILYDDAQHTALGSISNEPLCITFNGLSKSYRLAGFRSGWMIISGAKHRARDFIEGVDILSSMRLCANVPAQHAIQTALGGYQSINDLVLPGGRLREQRDRAWEVINAIPGVSCVKPRGAIYLFPRLDPAVHRILDDEKMIFDLLTQEKMLLVQGSAFNYPEPDHFRVVFLPRVEDIEEAFARFARFISGYRQA, from the coding sequence ATGCTCGAATACCTGAAGTCGCACAAACTTGCCAACGTCTGCTACGACATCCGTGGCCCGGTACATGCGCGCGCGACGGCAATGGAGGAAGAAGGCAACCGCATCATCAAGCTGAACATCGGCAACCCTGCGCCATTCGGCTTCGACGCACCCGAAGAAATCCTCATCGACGTAATCCACAACATCCCCAATTCCGAAGGCTATAGCGAATCGAAAGGACTGTACTCGGCGCGCAAGGCAGTGATGCAATACGCCCAGCAGCTGTGCATCCCCGGTGTGGAGGTCAATGACATCTACCTCGGCAATGGTGTCAGCGAACTGATCGTGATGGTGATGCAGGCGCTGGCAAACAACGGTGACGAGGTGCTGATACCCGCACCGGACTATCCGCTGTGGACAGCGGCGACCACGCTGGCGGGCGGCAAGCCGGTGCATTACCGCTGCGACGAGCAATCGGACTGGATTCCCGACATTGCGGACATCCGTGCCAGGATCACCGACCGCACCCGGGCGATTCTGGTCATCAACCCGAACAATCCGACCGGAGCGGTCTACCCTCGCGAGATTCTCGAGAAAATCGTCGAGATCGCGATCGAGCACCGCCTGGTCATCCTGTCCGACGAGATCTACGACAAGATCCTCTACGACGACGCACAGCATACTGCCCTCGGGAGCATCTCGAACGAACCGCTGTGCATCACCTTCAACGGCCTGTCGAAAAGCTACCGCCTCGCAGGATTCCGTTCCGGCTGGATGATCATCTCGGGAGCCAAGCATCGCGCGCGTGACTTCATCGAGGGCGTGGATATCCTCTCCTCGATGCGCCTGTGCGCGAACGTACCTGCGCAGCACGCGATCCAGACGGCACTTGGTGGCTATCAGAGCATCAACGACCTGGTGCTGCCTGGTGGCCGCCTTCGTGAGCAGCGCGATCGCGCGTGGGAGGTGATCAACGCGATTCCCGGCGTGAGCTGCGTGAAACCGCGTGGCGCAATCTACCTGTTTCCGCGTCTGGACCCGGCGGTGCACCGCATCCTCGACGACGAAAAGATGATCTTCGACCTGCTGACCCAGGAGAAAATGCTGCTGGTACAGGGCAGTGCCTTCAATTACCCCGAGCCGGACCACTTCCGCGTGGTATTCCTGCCTCGCGTGGAAGACATCGAGGAAGCTTTCGCGCGCTTTGCGCGATTCATCAGCGGCTATCGGCAGGCGTAG
- a CDS encoding ACT domain-containing protein, producing the protein MQTQLLISFIADDRPGLVQSIAETVSAHGGNWLESRMTHLGGKFAGIVNVELAPARTEELQRALRALEALGLTLRIETPPQPLAAVPHTSWRLDIVGQDRPGIVHEFSAALASRRINVVQLRSDITSAPMSADPLFTASVIIHVPAEIDIDELRERLEAIAEELTIDYALIEAG; encoded by the coding sequence ATGCAGACACAGCTTCTGATCAGCTTCATCGCGGACGATCGACCCGGACTCGTGCAGAGCATCGCGGAAACCGTATCGGCGCACGGCGGAAACTGGCTGGAGAGCCGCATGACGCATCTCGGCGGCAAGTTCGCCGGAATCGTCAACGTGGAGCTGGCACCGGCACGCACGGAGGAACTGCAGCGTGCACTGCGTGCGCTCGAAGCACTGGGACTCACGCTGCGCATCGAAACGCCTCCGCAGCCGCTCGCCGCCGTCCCGCACACATCGTGGCGACTCGACATCGTCGGTCAGGACCGTCCCGGTATCGTGCACGAGTTCTCGGCTGCGCTGGCCAGCCGGCGAATCAACGTGGTGCAGTTGCGCAGTGACATCACCAGCGCGCCGATGAGTGCCGACCCGCTGTTCACGGCCAGCGTGATCATCCATGTGCCGGCCGAGATCGATATCGACGAACTGCGTGAACGCCTGGAGGCGATTGCCGAGGAACTGACGATCGACTATGCGCTGATCGAGGCCGGCTGA
- a CDS encoding YheU family protein produces the protein MSVVQVPWRALSSQALLGVIEEFATREGTEYGEQEVSLAVKVEQIRRQLERGEISIFFDDVSGSCQLLTHEQAVRLRSIVETDP, from the coding sequence GTGAGCGTCGTCCAGGTTCCCTGGCGTGCGCTTTCCTCGCAAGCGCTGCTCGGCGTCATCGAGGAGTTCGCGACGCGCGAGGGGACCGAGTACGGCGAGCAGGAAGTCTCGCTTGCCGTGAAGGTCGAACAGATCCGTCGCCAGCTCGAACGTGGAGAGATTTCGATCTTCTTCGATGATGTGTCCGGGAGTTGCCAGTTGCTGACGCACGAGCAGGCGGTGCGACTGCGAAGCATCGTGGAGACGGACCCATGA
- the tusA gene encoding sulfurtransferase TusA, with protein MSEGELDTRGLLCPEPVMLLHKRIRAIAVGDVLTVLASDPSTQRDIPRFCEFLGHALLSEECGEGEFRYRIRKGG; from the coding sequence ATGAGCGAAGGCGAGCTCGACACGCGTGGCTTGCTTTGCCCGGAACCGGTAATGTTGCTGCACAAGCGTATTCGTGCCATCGCGGTGGGCGATGTGCTGACCGTGCTGGCCAGCGATCCGTCGACGCAGCGTGATATCCCGCGTTTCTGCGAGTTCCTCGGCCACGCGTTGTTGTCCGAGGAGTGCGGTGAGGGCGAGTTCCGCTATCGCATCCGCAAGGGTGGTTGA
- the queF gene encoding NADPH-dependent 7-cyano-7-deazaguanine reductase QueF: protein MSDGNFDDTPLGRRVEAVSCYTPSLLHPIQRQRLREGLLPDPERLPFDGCDLWTAWELSWLDRDGKPEVGVVQIRVPCRSYAVFESKSLKLYLNSFSQTAFASAYDVARTLESDLSVTAGMPLVVDLLTLVHAQHAGIGNFTGECLDTLPVTVDVYRPDAELLGVVENSRIVTESVYSNLLRSLCPVTGQPDIGSIQISYSGMRIDHEALLRYIVSYREHQGFHEQCVERIFLDILHHCRPRELSVYARYNRRGGIDINPFRSTVNASPSHQLRLARQ from the coding sequence ATGAGCGACGGCAATTTTGATGACACTCCGCTCGGGCGCAGGGTAGAGGCGGTTTCGTGCTATACGCCCTCGCTGCTGCATCCGATCCAGCGGCAACGCCTGCGGGAGGGGCTTTTGCCCGACCCTGAACGGTTACCGTTCGATGGCTGTGACCTGTGGACTGCCTGGGAGCTGAGCTGGCTCGATCGTGACGGCAAACCCGAGGTCGGCGTGGTGCAGATCCGTGTGCCATGCCGGTCGTATGCGGTGTTCGAATCCAAATCCCTGAAGCTTTACCTGAACTCCTTCAGCCAGACCGCATTCGCGAGTGCCTACGATGTGGCACGCACGCTGGAATCGGATCTGTCGGTGACTGCGGGCATGCCATTGGTTGTCGATCTGCTGACTTTGGTTCATGCGCAACACGCGGGGATTGGTAACTTCACCGGCGAGTGTCTCGACACGCTGCCCGTGACCGTGGATGTCTATCGCCCGGACGCGGAACTGTTGGGCGTAGTCGAGAACAGCCGCATCGTCACCGAATCCGTGTATTCGAATCTGCTGCGCTCACTGTGTCCGGTGACCGGGCAGCCGGACATCGGCAGCATCCAGATCAGCTATTCCGGTATGCGTATCGATCACGAAGCACTGCTGCGCTACATCGTGTCGTACCGCGAACACCAGGGCTTTCACGAACAGTGCGTCGAGCGCATCTTTCTCGACATCCTTCATCATTGCCGCCCACGGGAACTCAGTGTCTATGCCCGCTACAATCGTCGCGGTGGCATCGACATCAACCCGTTTCGCAGCACCGTGAACGCATCACCATCGCATCAACTGCGTCTCGCGCGTCAGTAG
- a CDS encoding ATP-NAD kinase family protein, giving the protein MFRLGLIVNPLAGIGGAVGLKGSDGAAIVAEARARGAQPRAHARAVRALRTLLPLAQQIELHCCAGEMGADAAREAGFAAQLLPLEVPLQTAAEHTVAAARGLAGLPVDLLLFAGGDGTARDVCSAIGTRIPALGIPAGVKMHSGVYAVSPEAAGEIVQQLVRRDPVRVTLAEVRDLDEDAFRAGRVSSRYFGELLVPEESRYVQHVKEGGAAPDAQRLTDIAAEVVEELEPGELCILGPGTTTFAVKQALGIDGTLLGVDVCRDGVQLARDAGERELLALLDAHKGPARIVVTAIGGQGHVFGRGNQQISAPVIHAVGIGNITIVAAPVKIAALAGRPLLVDTNDAGLDRELRRYLRVITGYREAILYPVGYEPTPADSR; this is encoded by the coding sequence ATTTTCCGGCTCGGGCTTATCGTGAACCCGCTGGCCGGAATCGGTGGTGCAGTGGGGCTCAAGGGCAGCGATGGTGCGGCAATCGTCGCCGAGGCGCGAGCGCGCGGTGCACAACCACGCGCACATGCGCGTGCGGTGCGTGCATTGCGCACGCTGCTTCCGCTGGCGCAGCAGATCGAGCTGCATTGCTGTGCGGGCGAGATGGGGGCTGATGCTGCGCGCGAGGCGGGTTTCGCTGCGCAGCTGCTGCCACTCGAGGTTCCGTTGCAAACCGCAGCCGAGCACACCGTTGCTGCTGCGCGTGGGCTTGCCGGGCTGCCGGTCGACCTGCTGCTGTTTGCCGGTGGTGATGGTACGGCGCGTGATGTGTGCAGCGCGATCGGCACCCGAATTCCCGCGCTTGGTATCCCGGCCGGGGTCAAGATGCATTCCGGCGTCTACGCGGTGTCGCCGGAGGCGGCTGGCGAAATCGTGCAACAACTGGTACGGCGCGATCCGGTGCGTGTCACGCTCGCTGAGGTGCGTGATCTCGACGAGGATGCTTTCCGTGCCGGGCGCGTGAGCTCGCGCTATTTCGGCGAGTTGCTGGTGCCAGAGGAAAGTCGTTATGTGCAACACGTGAAGGAGGGTGGGGCAGCACCCGATGCGCAGCGACTGACAGATATCGCGGCTGAAGTGGTCGAGGAGCTCGAACCGGGGGAATTGTGCATCCTTGGGCCCGGCACCACGACGTTTGCGGTCAAGCAGGCACTCGGTATCGACGGTACCTTGCTCGGCGTCGATGTGTGTCGTGACGGCGTTCAGCTGGCGCGTGACGCCGGCGAACGGGAGCTGCTCGCGTTGCTGGATGCGCACAAGGGGCCCGCGCGTATCGTCGTCACGGCGATCGGAGGGCAGGGGCACGTATTCGGACGCGGCAACCAGCAGATCAGTGCGCCGGTGATACATGCCGTAGGCATCGGCAACATCACGATCGTCGCCGCACCGGTCAAGATTGCCGCACTGGCGGGGCGCCCGTTGCTCGTAGACACGAACGATGCCGGGCTCGATCGTGAACTGCGGCGCTATCTGCGCGTGATCACCGGTTACCGTGAAGCGATTCTGTACCCGGTAGGCTACGAGCCTACGCCTGCCGATAGCCGCTGA
- a CDS encoding MFS transporter, which yields MIPGRSTYVRLSSFYFLYYAFLGVMMPYWSLYLQAVGLDATAIGVVLAVMAATRIVAPNLWGWIADRSGCHLRLIRVGALFAAASFAALPWRSSVAWIVAVVLVHSVFWNAILAQFEVITLASLRDAVQRYGLVRLWGSVSFIVAVVGSGMLFDHVDVIRVPWLLLALLMLIAAGAWLIRDPDAGSRTRDVQGIGSRLREPALVAFLAASFLLQFSHAPYYGFFSLYLEQYGYTRAATGQMWALGVVAEIGVFAFAHRLLARHGLRSILLASLLLAALRWLMIGFGARYTPVLLLAQCLHAASFGSFHAAGIELLRRHFAPAQQGRGQALYAAVSFGAGGAAGALASGVLWDVEPQLAYVAAALAAFAGWALVLVAVRGPLAGTVHAAEGMQAEGRIV from the coding sequence ATGATTCCAGGGCGGTCGACCTACGTCCGTCTGTCTTCATTCTATTTCCTGTACTACGCGTTCCTCGGGGTGATGATGCCCTACTGGAGCCTGTACCTGCAGGCGGTCGGGCTGGATGCCACGGCGATCGGCGTCGTGCTCGCCGTGATGGCAGCAACGCGTATCGTGGCGCCCAACCTGTGGGGCTGGATCGCCGATCGCAGCGGATGCCATCTGCGACTGATTCGTGTCGGTGCATTGTTCGCCGCGGCGAGCTTTGCAGCGCTGCCGTGGCGCAGCAGCGTCGCGTGGATCGTGGCTGTGGTGCTCGTGCACTCGGTGTTCTGGAATGCGATCCTCGCCCAGTTCGAGGTGATCACGCTGGCATCGCTGCGCGATGCGGTGCAGCGTTACGGTCTGGTGCGGCTGTGGGGTTCGGTGAGTTTCATCGTCGCGGTCGTAGGCAGCGGAATGTTGTTCGATCACGTCGACGTGATTCGGGTGCCGTGGCTGTTGCTTGCGCTGCTGATGCTGATCGCAGCCGGCGCCTGGCTGATCCGGGATCCGGATGCCGGATCACGCACGCGCGACGTGCAGGGGATCGGTAGCAGGTTGCGCGAGCCAGCGCTGGTGGCATTTCTCGCAGCGTCGTTCCTGCTGCAATTTTCGCACGCACCGTACTACGGCTTCTTCAGTCTGTATCTGGAGCAGTACGGTTACACCCGTGCCGCGACCGGACAGATGTGGGCTCTCGGCGTGGTCGCCGAAATCGGAGTGTTCGCGTTCGCGCACCGGCTGCTGGCTCGCCACGGTTTGCGCAGCATCTTGCTCGCCAGCCTGTTGCTCGCCGCGCTGCGCTGGTTGATGATCGGCTTCGGTGCGCGTTACACGCCGGTGTTGTTGCTTGCGCAGTGTCTGCACGCAGCGAGCTTCGGCAGCTTCCATGCTGCGGGAATCGAGCTGCTCCGCCGTCACTTCGCACCGGCGCAACAGGGGCGTGGACAGGCACTGTATGCGGCCGTGAGTTTTGGCGCCGGCGGCGCAGCCGGAGCGCTGGCGAGCGGCGTGCTGTGGGATGTCGAGCCACAGCTCGCATACGTAGCCGCTGCACTTGCAGCGTTTGCGGGTTGGGCGCTGGTGCTTGTCGCAGTGCGTGGACCTCTGGCCGGAACGGTACATGCGGCAGAGGGAATGCAAGCGGAAGGGAGGATCGTGTGA
- a CDS encoding ABC transporter ATP-binding protein gives MSNALSIRQLRKTYANGFVALDGIDLDVGEGDFFALLGPNGAGKSTTISVICSLVRKTAGSVTVFGIDIDRDFAAAKRHLGVVPQEFNFNHFERVGDILVQQAGYYGLPLVLARERSEKYLKKLDLWDKRAQPARNLSGGMKRRLMIARALVHEPRLLILDEPTAGVDIELRRSMWGFLREINASGTTIILTTHYLEEAESLCRNIAIIDRGSIIENTSMRALLRRLDREVLVFDISGELAGDFTLEGYITRVVDTHTLEVTVERAGQLNALFEGLTARGIAVHSMRNKANRLEELFVSLLARHKEEGATT, from the coding sequence ATGAGCAATGCCCTCTCCATTCGTCAGCTTCGCAAGACTTACGCCAACGGTTTCGTTGCGCTTGATGGCATCGATCTCGATGTCGGCGAAGGCGACTTCTTTGCGCTGCTTGGTCCCAACGGTGCCGGAAAATCGACGACGATCAGCGTGATCTGCTCGCTGGTACGCAAGACCGCCGGCAGCGTCACGGTTTTCGGTATCGACATCGATCGTGATTTTGCGGCAGCCAAGCGCCATCTCGGCGTGGTACCGCAGGAATTCAATTTCAATCATTTCGAGCGAGTCGGCGACATCCTCGTCCAGCAGGCCGGTTATTACGGCTTGCCGTTGGTGCTGGCGCGCGAGCGAAGCGAGAAATATCTGAAGAAGCTCGATCTGTGGGACAAGCGAGCGCAACCGGCACGCAATCTTTCGGGCGGGATGAAGCGCAGGCTGATGATTGCGCGCGCGCTGGTGCACGAGCCGCGGCTGCTTATCCTCGATGAGCCAACGGCTGGCGTCGATATCGAACTCAGGCGCTCGATGTGGGGCTTCCTGCGTGAAATCAATGCGAGCGGCACCACGATAATCCTGACCACGCATTACCTCGAGGAGGCCGAGAGTCTTTGCCGCAACATCGCCATCATCGATCGCGGCAGCATCATCGAAAACACCAGCATGCGCGCGCTGCTGCGCCGCCTGGACCGCGAAGTGCTGGTGTTCGACATCAGTGGTGAGTTGGCGGGTGATTTCACGCTCGAAGGGTATATCACACGGGTCGTGGACACACACACGCTGGAGGTGACGGTCGAGCGTGCCGGACAACTGAACGCGCTGTTCGAAGGTCTCACTGCACGCGGCATTGCAGTGCACAGCATGCGCAACAAGGCCAACCGGCTCGAGGAGCTGTTCGTCTCTCTGCTGGCCCGCCACAAGGAGGAGGGTGCCACGACATGA